Proteins from one Microbacterium proteolyticum genomic window:
- the radA gene encoding DNA repair protein RadA, giving the protein MASRRPSPTAAPYRCTECGWTTLKWVGRCGECQSWGTVVEAAEQTGITRSVTPVAPGAARAARRITEIDTQDAPRRTSGVGEFDRVLGGGIVPGAAILLSGEPGVGKSTLLLEVAAQSARAGRRVLYASGEESAAQVRLRAERTGALHHELFLAAETDLATILGHIDQVEPELLIVDSVQTVSSALSDGAAGQPAQVREVASTLIRIAKERGLPVVIVGHVTKDGTIAGPRVLEHLVDVVCHFEGDRQTSLRFVRALKNRFGPTDEVGCFDMTGSGIAEVSDPSALFLGHGDPEPGTCVTIAMEGRRALPVEIQALTVKQSAPNPRRIVNGVDSSRVAMVLAVLESRMGVSLSDKDVYVSTVGGVRLVEPAADLAIAIAVANAVHNRKVSKRLAAIGELTLTGEIRNVTQAAQRASEAARLGYHTVLDSSSRKLAQALNELKVRGMPREEAVPEF; this is encoded by the coding sequence ATGGCATCCCGTCGCCCCTCCCCCACGGCCGCTCCGTACCGGTGCACCGAGTGCGGATGGACGACGCTGAAGTGGGTCGGCCGGTGCGGCGAGTGCCAGTCGTGGGGCACGGTCGTCGAGGCGGCCGAGCAGACGGGCATCACGCGGTCGGTCACTCCGGTCGCGCCCGGCGCCGCGCGCGCGGCCCGGCGCATCACCGAGATCGACACGCAAGACGCCCCTCGGCGCACGAGCGGTGTCGGCGAGTTCGACCGGGTGCTCGGTGGCGGCATCGTGCCCGGTGCCGCGATCCTCTTGAGCGGTGAGCCCGGCGTCGGCAAGTCCACGCTGCTGCTCGAGGTCGCAGCACAGAGCGCCCGCGCCGGTCGCCGTGTGCTCTACGCCAGCGGCGAAGAGTCGGCGGCGCAGGTGCGCCTCCGCGCCGAGCGCACCGGTGCCCTGCACCACGAACTGTTCCTCGCCGCCGAGACCGACCTCGCCACGATTCTGGGGCACATCGATCAGGTCGAGCCCGAGCTGCTCATCGTCGACTCCGTGCAGACCGTGTCGTCCGCGCTCAGTGACGGAGCGGCGGGTCAGCCCGCGCAGGTGCGGGAGGTGGCATCCACGCTCATCCGGATCGCGAAGGAGCGGGGACTCCCCGTCGTGATCGTGGGTCACGTGACGAAAGACGGCACGATCGCGGGGCCGCGCGTTCTGGAGCACCTCGTCGACGTCGTCTGCCACTTCGAGGGCGACCGGCAGACGTCGCTGCGATTCGTCCGAGCGCTGAAGAACCGCTTCGGCCCGACCGACGAGGTCGGCTGCTTCGACATGACCGGGAGCGGCATCGCCGAGGTCAGTGACCCCAGCGCGCTGTTCCTCGGGCACGGCGACCCCGAGCCCGGTACATGCGTCACGATCGCGATGGAGGGGCGCCGCGCGCTGCCCGTCGAGATCCAGGCGCTCACCGTGAAGCAGTCGGCGCCGAACCCGCGCCGCATCGTCAACGGTGTCGATTCGTCCCGCGTGGCGATGGTGCTCGCCGTCCTCGAGAGCCGCATGGGCGTCTCGCTGTCCGACAAAGACGTCTACGTCTCGACGGTGGGCGGGGTGCGCCTCGTCGAACCCGCCGCCGATCTCGCGATCGCGATCGCCGTGGCCAATGCCGTGCACAACCGTAAGGTCTCGAAGCGGCTCGCCGCGATCGGCGAGCTGACGCTCACCGGCGAGATCCGCAACGTCACGCAGGCGGCGCAGCGTGCGTCCGAGGCCGCGCGCCTCGGGTACCACACGGTCCTCGACTCGTCGTCGCGCAAGCTCGCGCAGGCGCTCAACGAGTTGAAGGTACGCGGGATGCCACGCGAGGAGGCCGTACCCGAGTTCTGA
- a CDS encoding L-lactate dehydrogenase, whose protein sequence is MSVIENSKLTVVGAGSVGASVAYAALIRGSARHVALYDIAEAKVEAEVLDLAHGTQFTGSSDITGGSDVSVAEGSHVVVITAGAKQNPGQTRTELAATNAGIIQRMMPQLLEVAPNAIYVIVTNPCDVLTVLAQQATGLPRERIFASGTVLDTSRLRWKIAQRAGVATSSVHAWIVGEHGDTEFPLWSTATIGSIPITEYDLPDGTRFDEAELDAIAIDVRDAAYKVIQGKGATNYAIGLSSARIVEAILRDEHAILPVSTVLQDFHGITGMALSVPSIVSAQGAVPLTGTPFSDRELTLLRRSADALTTVAESLRD, encoded by the coding sequence ATGAGCGTGATCGAGAACTCCAAACTGACCGTCGTCGGCGCGGGAAGCGTGGGGGCCAGCGTCGCGTACGCCGCCCTCATCCGCGGATCGGCCCGGCACGTCGCCCTCTACGACATCGCCGAGGCGAAGGTCGAGGCCGAGGTGCTCGACCTCGCCCACGGCACGCAGTTCACCGGATCGAGCGACATCACCGGCGGCAGCGACGTCTCGGTCGCCGAAGGGTCGCACGTCGTCGTCATCACCGCCGGCGCGAAGCAGAACCCCGGCCAGACGCGCACCGAGCTCGCCGCGACGAACGCGGGGATCATCCAGCGCATGATGCCCCAGCTGCTCGAGGTGGCGCCGAACGCGATCTACGTCATCGTCACCAACCCGTGCGACGTGCTCACCGTCCTCGCGCAGCAGGCGACGGGGCTGCCCCGGGAGCGGATCTTCGCGTCCGGCACGGTGCTCGACACCTCGCGCCTGCGCTGGAAGATCGCGCAGCGCGCCGGTGTCGCCACCTCGAGCGTGCACGCCTGGATCGTCGGCGAGCACGGCGACACCGAGTTCCCGCTGTGGTCGACCGCGACGATCGGCTCGATCCCGATCACCGAGTACGACCTCCCCGACGGCACCCGCTTCGACGAAGCCGAATTGGATGCCATCGCCATCGACGTCCGCGACGCGGCCTACAAGGTCATCCAGGGCAAGGGCGCGACCAACTACGCGATCGGGCTCTCCAGCGCGCGCATCGTGGAGGCGATCCTGCGCGACGAGCACGCGATCCTCCCCGTGAGCACCGTGCTGCAGGACTTCCACGGGATCACCGGCATGGCGCTGTCGGTGCCGTCCATCGTCAGCGCGCAGGGCGCGGTGCCCCTGACCGGGACGCCGTTCTCCGACCGGGAGCTGACGCTCCTGCGCCGCTCCGCCGACGCCCTGACGACGGTGGCCGAGTCGCTCCGCGACTGA
- a CDS encoding serine hydrolase domain-containing protein: MTPPEKEGLPVASASTVLDRIVASVDEESLGAYGVHVAVGDDVAEHRWRSDDRVNVYSVSKGVSALAAGIAADEGILSLDTRVGEMLSDLQLGAGVEAVTLRHLLTMTSGIDFAWFGREPAPWSDLAQEMLRRPTRGPGTVFQYSDASTYVAMRMLGAAVGDVRDWLLPRLFDPLGIDNPQWHRCPRGWIVGGSGLELRTGELARITRVLRDRGLWRGERIVSAEWVDAIRSTDVDTGGEGDFARYGLATWAGPGDGWRLDGLYGQYVYVANDRSAAVTITAHEETRDHRLVEIAAAALRG, translated from the coding sequence ATGACTCCGCCCGAGAAGGAAGGTCTCCCCGTGGCATCCGCATCCACCGTGCTCGACCGGATCGTGGCGTCGGTCGACGAAGAGTCGCTCGGCGCGTACGGCGTCCACGTCGCCGTCGGAGACGACGTCGCGGAGCACCGATGGCGCAGCGACGATCGCGTCAACGTCTACTCGGTGTCCAAGGGCGTGAGCGCCCTGGCCGCGGGGATCGCCGCCGACGAAGGGATCCTGTCGCTCGACACCCGCGTCGGAGAGATGCTGTCCGACCTGCAGCTCGGCGCGGGCGTCGAGGCGGTGACCCTGCGGCACCTCCTGACGATGACCAGCGGCATCGACTTCGCGTGGTTCGGCCGCGAGCCGGCGCCCTGGTCCGACCTCGCGCAGGAGATGCTCCGCCGCCCGACCCGGGGTCCCGGCACGGTCTTCCAGTACTCGGATGCCAGCACCTACGTGGCCATGCGGATGCTCGGTGCAGCCGTCGGCGACGTGCGCGACTGGCTCCTCCCCCGCCTCTTCGATCCCCTCGGCATCGACAACCCGCAGTGGCACCGCTGCCCGCGGGGCTGGATCGTCGGCGGGAGCGGCCTCGAGCTGCGCACCGGAGAGCTGGCGCGGATCACCCGCGTGCTCCGCGACCGGGGCCTCTGGCGGGGCGAACGGATCGTGAGCGCCGAGTGGGTGGATGCCATACGCTCGACCGACGTCGACACCGGCGGCGAGGGCGACTTCGCGCGCTACGGCCTGGCGACCTGGGCCGGGCCGGGCGACGGCTGGCGCCTCGATGGGCTCTACGGCCAGTATGTCTACGTCGCGAACGACCGGTCCGCCGCGGTGACGATCACGGCGCACGAGGAGACGCGCGACCACCGGCTCGTGGAGATCGCCGCGGCGGCGCTCCGGGGGTAG
- a CDS encoding universal stress protein has translation MEKIVLGVDDSAAARSALAWVVDRCIQRAAEVDVVHVVGPAEAHTTPQQDPLANARRVLRAAVPEQSATYHRAQGGVAQTLAEVSAHADLLVIGVDPEHPVRAALGGWLPVRVIARTGPPVCIVPAGWAPRPGAVTVGLEDDVSSAEALTFAAREAEATSGRLRIVHAWRLPEPSVDGAAALLVEPQRILEEHRELLDAAVRSVHRRFPALHIEEDLVRADPASALLQQAPRSAMIVVGTHREGVLSGAYVGSVDRDLLWRAGCPIAVVPSASFPAKGA, from the coding sequence ATGGAGAAGATCGTTCTCGGGGTCGATGACAGCGCCGCGGCGCGGTCCGCGCTCGCGTGGGTGGTCGACCGGTGCATCCAGCGGGCGGCCGAGGTCGACGTGGTCCACGTGGTGGGGCCGGCCGAGGCGCACACCACGCCGCAGCAGGATCCGCTCGCGAACGCCCGTCGGGTGCTGCGGGCCGCCGTCCCCGAGCAGAGCGCGACGTATCACCGCGCGCAGGGCGGCGTCGCGCAGACGCTGGCGGAGGTCTCCGCGCACGCGGACCTCCTCGTCATCGGGGTCGATCCGGAGCATCCCGTCCGTGCTGCCCTCGGCGGGTGGCTGCCCGTGCGGGTCATCGCGCGAACCGGGCCGCCGGTGTGCATCGTGCCCGCCGGGTGGGCGCCGCGGCCCGGCGCCGTGACCGTCGGGCTCGAGGACGACGTGTCGTCGGCGGAGGCGCTGACGTTCGCCGCGCGCGAGGCGGAGGCGACCTCCGGCCGGCTCCGGATCGTGCACGCCTGGCGCCTGCCCGAGCCCTCGGTCGACGGCGCCGCGGCGCTGCTCGTGGAGCCGCAACGCATCCTCGAGGAGCATCGCGAGCTGCTCGACGCCGCCGTCCGATCCGTGCACCGGCGTTTCCCCGCCCTCCACATCGAGGAGGATCTGGTGCGCGCAGACCCTGCGTCCGCCCTTCTGCAGCAGGCGCCGCGCTCGGCGATGATCGTGGTCGGCACCCACCGCGAGGGCGTCCTGTCGGGGGCGTACGTCGGCTCGGTCGACCGCGACCTCCTGTGGCGTGCCGGATGCCCCATCGCGGTGGTGCCCTCGGCGAGCTTCCCGGCGAAAGGCGCGTGA